One window of Candidatus Mycobacterium wuenschmannii genomic DNA carries:
- a CDS encoding adenylate/guanylate cyclase domain-containing protein, whose protein sequence is MSAVLLASGIAVVELGGLIALGVLLIVSRHQLKESRAELERSRRIRSGRRRRRPGLAPFAIRTAWRTADSLMTKGIGATVRNSIEDLAGWAQVERPDLARLTADGDVVIAFSDIEDSTVHNEELGDRDWVKVLERHNRLIEKLVAEHGGHVIKTQGDGFMIAFADPGEAVLCGIGVQRALLENAEQWGGIRVRIGIHIGPSVRRGDDLFGRNVAMAARIAGQAGGGEILVSDAVREAVGTRADIDLCAPREAELKGLQGTHSLYAVAIPA, encoded by the coding sequence ATGAGCGCTGTCCTGCTCGCGAGCGGCATCGCCGTCGTCGAACTCGGTGGGCTCATCGCCCTCGGGGTGCTGCTCATCGTCTCGCGGCACCAACTCAAGGAGTCGCGGGCGGAACTTGAACGCAGCCGTCGGATCCGCAGCGGCCGTCGTCGGCGCCGCCCGGGACTCGCGCCCTTCGCGATTCGGACGGCCTGGCGAACCGCCGACTCACTGATGACCAAAGGCATTGGCGCCACGGTCCGTAACTCGATCGAGGACCTTGCCGGCTGGGCGCAGGTGGAACGCCCCGACCTGGCCCGGCTGACCGCCGACGGCGACGTGGTGATCGCCTTCTCCGACATCGAGGACTCCACGGTCCACAACGAGGAACTCGGCGACCGAGACTGGGTGAAGGTCCTGGAGCGCCACAACCGGCTCATCGAGAAACTCGTCGCCGAGCACGGCGGGCACGTGATCAAGACGCAAGGCGACGGATTCATGATCGCCTTCGCCGACCCCGGAGAAGCCGTGCTGTGCGGCATCGGCGTGCAGCGGGCGCTGCTCGAGAACGCCGAGCAGTGGGGTGGAATTCGCGTTCGCATCGGCATCCACATCGGGCCGTCGGTGCGGCGCGGGGACGACCTGTTCGGGCGCAACGTCGCGATGGCCGCCCGCATCGCGGGGCAGGCGGGTGGCGGTGAAATCCTGGTCAGCGACGCGGTCCGCGAGGCGGTCGGCACGCGTGCCGATATCGACCTGTGCGCACCCCGCGAAGCTGAACTGAAAGGCCTACAGGGCACCCACAGTCTTTATGCCGTCGCAATTCCCGCCTGA